The following coding sequences lie in one uncultured Mailhella sp. genomic window:
- a CDS encoding DUF262 domain-containing protein, which translates to MDDAVLSLEEALKNKTFLVKSYQRGYRWTDTHVDALLQDIADFAKSGKEHESYFLQPVIVKSLKQKDGSESWELIDGQQRLTTIFLMDAVLCRALNRSSAFPSGYATKTGKKAVNFCVVLPGNQSGRKVRRGRRNLEKIPTSITWPGHA; encoded by the coding sequence ATGGATGACGCCGTCCTTTCCCTGGAAGAAGCCCTGAAAAACAAAACCTTCCTCGTCAAAAGCTATCAGCGCGGCTACCGCTGGACGGACACGCATGTGGACGCGCTTTTACAGGACATTGCGGACTTTGCCAAAAGCGGCAAAGAACACGAGTCCTATTTTCTGCAGCCCGTCATCGTCAAAAGCCTGAAACAAAAAGACGGTTCCGAGAGCTGGGAGCTCATCGACGGTCAGCAGAGGCTCACCACCATTTTTCTCATGGACGCCGTCCTTTGCCGCGCCCTGAACAGGAGCAGCGCCTTTCCTTCAGGATACGCTACGAAAACCGGGAAAAAAGCGGTGAATTTCTGCGTCGTCTTGCCCGGGAACCAGAGTGGGCGGAAAGTGCGGAGGGGCAGAAGGAATCTGGAAAAAATCCCGACTTCCATTACATGGCCCGGGCATGCCTGA